One window of Candidatus Nitrospira kreftii genomic DNA carries:
- a CDS encoding hypothetical protein (conserved protein of unknown function): MSSSRQHNSGPDSDGPEVPEPSHAERAKTLVYLQQTGSLSTLSRKQPGWPFGSVMPYGLDGQGQPVFLISTMAMHTQNLLGDPRASLLVTPPESRIDPLGAARVTLMGSVTKVPKEQSAEVRACYLDRHANASYWVDYQDFGFFRMAIAEIYFVGGFGSMGWVTQADYVAAAVDPLADSSSNLIRELNTQQAETLLLLARALGDADAQQATVTALDRFGFHLRFTTPGRMQGGRVAFTGPVRNESDVRAGLVDLAAQASAGLQVLHSL, translated from the coding sequence ATGTCTTCATCACGACAACATAACAGCGGGCCGGATTCAGACGGTCCTGAAGTTCCAGAACCATCCCATGCTGAGCGGGCCAAGACGCTGGTGTATTTGCAGCAGACAGGCAGTCTCTCGACGCTCTCACGCAAGCAACCAGGCTGGCCGTTCGGGTCGGTGATGCCTTACGGGTTGGACGGTCAGGGGCAACCGGTCTTTCTGATCAGCACAATGGCGATGCATACGCAAAATCTCCTGGGTGATCCACGTGCCAGCTTACTGGTGACTCCACCTGAGAGCAGGATCGATCCACTTGGGGCAGCCAGGGTCACATTGATGGGCTCCGTGACCAAGGTGCCGAAAGAGCAAAGCGCCGAGGTTCGCGCGTGCTACCTGGACCGCCATGCCAACGCCTCCTACTGGGTGGATTACCAAGATTTCGGTTTCTTCCGCATGGCCATCGCAGAGATTTACTTTGTCGGTGGATTTGGGTCGATGGGCTGGGTGACACAGGCTGATTATGTCGCGGCGGCTGTGGACCCGCTTGCGGATTCATCTTCGAACCTGATCCGTGAGCTCAATACCCAGCAAGCGGAGACATTGTTGCTGCTGGCTCGTGCGTTAGGCGATGCGGACGCGCAGCAGGCGACAGTGACCGCACTGGATCGGTTCGGGTTTCATCTTCGGTTTACCACTCCTGGCCGGATGCAGGGCGGGCGGGTGGCCTTTACCGGTCCCGTGCGCAACGAATCAGACGTCAGAGCCGGTTTGGTCGACCTGGCCGCTCAGGCGAGCGCCGGCCTCCAAGTTCTGCATTCGCTATAG
- a CDS encoding hypothetical protein (conserved membrane protein of unknown function), which produces MWRLINRLRALLNARERRLSYALLGLMVLDGLTGALGVSSILPFMAVVGNPDLIHTNPWLRHLFTWLEFESSDTFLIGLGSAAFVIMVCSNAVALASSSAILWFSHNLGHSLSTQILSSYVRQPYTYYLEHNSSNLVMNCTDDVNRLIQGVIVPILQAIAKIITGMSILLLVMWVDPWLAVLFGTVLGVLYVVVFQAIRHRVTSLGRASKAANRERFRLATEILSGIKELKILGQDEAYQDRFAQHAALYANNQWMSAAMSQAPRYVIESIAFGSVILLVIYLLATHQDLKEALPLMALYAFTGYRLLPAFQQIFGSATTVRFNVSSLEAVEDKLKTLVKAPKVKVMPKRPASEDIGPLQQEITLKDMVFQYPNATAPLINNLNLSIQSNTTVAIVGSSGGGKTTVVDIILGLLEPQDGSLLVDGIPITSRNVTSWQKHLGYVPQYIYLADDTLAANIAFGVASRDLDLDRVEHAAHIANLHEFVAGELPNGYKTMVGERGVRLSGGQRQRIGIARAVYSDPDVLILDEATSALDSLTEDTVTDAIRGIFQEKTIIMIAHRLRTVRQADIIYLLENGSITDRGTYADLLDKNEVFRSMAHGRT; this is translated from the coding sequence ATGTGGCGACTCATTAACCGACTTCGAGCATTGTTGAATGCCAGAGAGCGGCGCCTCTCCTATGCGCTACTCGGACTTATGGTGCTTGACGGTCTCACCGGTGCATTGGGAGTTTCTTCGATCCTGCCGTTTATGGCAGTGGTGGGAAACCCGGATCTGATCCATACGAATCCCTGGTTGCGCCACCTCTTTACCTGGTTGGAATTTGAATCCAGTGACACCTTTCTTATTGGATTAGGCTCCGCGGCGTTTGTGATCATGGTCTGTAGCAATGCGGTGGCGCTAGCCAGCTCGTCGGCCATTTTATGGTTTTCCCACAATCTGGGGCATAGCCTTTCAACGCAGATACTGTCCAGTTATGTGCGACAGCCTTACACCTATTATTTGGAGCACAATAGCTCGAACCTGGTCATGAATTGTACCGATGATGTGAACCGGCTGATCCAGGGCGTTATTGTTCCCATCTTGCAAGCCATCGCGAAGATCATCACCGGGATGAGTATTCTGCTTCTTGTCATGTGGGTTGATCCATGGCTGGCGGTCTTGTTCGGCACTGTCTTAGGAGTTCTCTACGTTGTCGTGTTCCAGGCGATTCGTCACAGGGTGACCAGTCTTGGAAGAGCCAGTAAAGCTGCGAACAGGGAACGCTTTCGACTAGCAACGGAGATATTAAGTGGGATCAAGGAGCTCAAGATCCTAGGGCAAGATGAAGCGTATCAGGACCGGTTCGCTCAACATGCGGCACTATATGCGAACAATCAATGGATGAGCGCCGCCATGAGTCAGGCGCCGCGATACGTCATTGAAAGCATTGCGTTTGGGTCGGTGATTTTGCTGGTGATTTATCTCCTGGCGACGCACCAAGATCTCAAAGAAGCGCTCCCTTTGATGGCGCTCTATGCATTCACAGGCTATCGTCTGCTTCCGGCATTTCAACAGATTTTTGGGAGTGCCACGACGGTGCGGTTCAACGTGAGCTCGCTCGAGGCCGTTGAGGACAAACTGAAGACGCTGGTAAAGGCCCCAAAAGTAAAAGTTATGCCGAAGCGGCCGGCGAGCGAGGACATCGGTCCCTTGCAGCAAGAAATCACATTAAAGGACATGGTATTTCAATATCCCAATGCAACCGCTCCTCTGATCAACAACCTGAATCTCAGTATACAGAGTAATACGACAGTGGCCATCGTGGGAAGTTCCGGAGGAGGAAAGACCACGGTCGTTGATATTATTTTGGGGTTATTGGAACCGCAAGACGGTTCCTTGTTAGTGGATGGGATTCCAATCACGTCACGCAACGTCACGTCATGGCAGAAACACCTGGGATATGTTCCCCAATACATCTATTTAGCCGATGACACCCTCGCCGCGAACATCGCGTTCGGTGTGGCATCCAGAGATCTGGATCTCGATCGCGTGGAACATGCGGCACACATCGCCAATCTTCATGAATTCGTCGCGGGGGAACTGCCGAATGGATATAAAACAATGGTCGGTGAGCGCGGTGTGAGGCTCAGTGGGGGACAGCGGCAGCGTATTGGAATCGCTCGGGCAGTGTATAGTGACCCGGACGTCCTGATTCTTGATGAGGCGACGAGTGCGTTGGATAGTCTCACCGAAGACACGGTGACGGACGCGATCCGAGGGATCTTCCAGGAGAAGACGATCATTATGATCGCCCATCGTTTAAGGACAGTGCGGCAAGCTGACATCATTTATTTGCTGGAAAACGGATCCATCACGGATCGGGGGACCTACGCAGACCTGCTGGATAAGAACGAAGTATTTCGCAGCATGGCACATGGAAGAACCTAG
- a CDS encoding hypothetical protein (conserved protein of unknown function) has translation MTIQLFELRGADGKRIKGDRADGIDRQILFITGFLSKRWGNKSKALAQWCQEKGWGFCCYDVRGFGDSEGQFTDYTLSDWIADARTALKSMEAGPPVTIVGNSLGSWIAWLVAQEFAIVEELILFAPAFNMMGERAKTISKDRLHDWHIAGWMPWDDDPLHKDWLLSWKWVEESEQYWAKTFDHLRPIQTTILHGGQDVVISPDGSRWFAEELLCRDPSFPLDLRLIPGDHRLSSSEHLEQFHRLVMREV, from the coding sequence AGCTCAGAGGCGCAGACGGCAAACGCATCAAGGGTGATCGTGCCGATGGGATAGATCGCCAGATCCTTTTCATCACAGGATTCTTATCCAAACGCTGGGGCAACAAGAGCAAGGCGCTGGCCCAATGGTGCCAGGAGAAGGGATGGGGGTTCTGCTGTTACGATGTGCGCGGGTTCGGCGATTCCGAAGGTCAGTTCACAGACTACACCCTCTCGGATTGGATTGCCGATGCCAGGACAGCGTTGAAGTCGATGGAAGCTGGGCCACCCGTCACGATCGTGGGTAATTCGCTCGGCAGTTGGATCGCCTGGCTGGTCGCGCAGGAATTCGCGATCGTGGAAGAACTGATCCTGTTCGCCCCGGCGTTCAACATGATGGGGGAGCGGGCCAAGACTATCTCCAAAGATCGTCTTCATGACTGGCATATTGCTGGGTGGATGCCCTGGGATGATGACCCGCTGCACAAAGATTGGCTGTTGTCATGGAAATGGGTGGAAGAAAGCGAGCAGTATTGGGCAAAGACCTTCGATCATCTGCGTCCGATACAGACGACCATTCTCCACGGGGGGCAAGATGTGGTCATTTCCCCTGATGGAAGCCGGTGGTTCGCTGAAGAACTGCTTTGTCGCGACCCCAGTTTTCCACTTGATCTCAGATTGATTCCGGGCGACCATCGACTGAGCAGTTCCGAACATCTTGAACAATTTCACCGATTGGTGATGAGGGAGGTCTAA
- a CDS encoding hypothetical protein (conserved protein of unknown function), translating to MLVLVHKECGGPALEESPVGEVCAIPVDRFPFPCFTCLEEILDESEVRLSEELGI from the coding sequence ATGCTAGTCCTCGTCCACAAAGAATGTGGCGGCCCGGCGCTGGAAGAGTCGCCGGTGGGTGAAGTCTGCGCGATTCCCGTCGACCGATTTCCCTTCCCCTGCTTCACCTGCCTGGAAGAGATCCTCGACGAATCCGAGGTGCGGCTATCGGAAGAGTTGGGGATTTAA
- a CDS encoding hypothetical protein (conserved protein of unknown function) encodes MPETISVQCCIAGGGPAGMMLGLLLARAGVSVLVLEKHADFLRDFRGDTLHPSTLEIMHELGLLERFLRLPHQKVSRINARFGELEFTVADFSHLPTRCRYVAFMPQWDFLNFLVEVGSQHPTFQVRMSAEVTNLIEDGGSVVGLCAEMPSGPLEVRTPLVVGADGRHSIVRTCAGLSVEEFGAPMDVLWFRLSRKAEDPADPMGRFDVGRLFIMLNRGDYWQCGFVIAKGSVDEIRAQGLPLFRESVAKLAPFAADRVHELQDWEPIKLLTVQVDRLRQWYKPGLLCIGDAAHAMSPVGGVGINLAIQDAVATANLLWQPLRDERVTEADLAKVQARRVCPTQITQRVQLIIQNGVISRVLGSKTPLAPPYALRLLARFPFLRRIPARMIGLGVRPEHPRSPLCTQAYLGPER; translated from the coding sequence ATGCCGGAGACCATCTCTGTCCAGTGCTGCATTGCCGGTGGAGGACCGGCCGGCATGATGTTGGGCCTGTTGCTGGCCCGAGCTGGTGTCTCGGTACTCGTCCTCGAGAAACATGCGGACTTTCTACGTGATTTTCGTGGTGACACCCTACACCCCTCAACGCTAGAAATTATGCACGAGCTGGGATTGCTCGAACGATTCCTTCGCCTGCCCCATCAAAAAGTATCTCGGATCAACGCCCGGTTCGGCGAACTGGAGTTCACGGTCGCCGATTTCTCTCATCTGCCGACCCGATGCCGCTATGTCGCCTTCATGCCCCAGTGGGACTTTCTCAACTTTCTCGTGGAGGTGGGAAGCCAGCATCCTACCTTTCAGGTCCGCATGAGTGCGGAAGTGACCAACTTGATCGAGGATGGTGGTTCGGTCGTTGGGCTTTGCGCTGAAATGCCAAGCGGACCGCTGGAGGTTCGCACCCCACTCGTCGTGGGGGCCGACGGTCGTCACTCAATCGTTCGCACGTGTGCGGGGCTCTCGGTTGAAGAATTCGGTGCTCCGATGGACGTGCTCTGGTTCCGATTGTCACGGAAAGCCGAGGACCCGGCCGATCCAATGGGCCGCTTCGATGTCGGTCGCCTTTTTATCATGCTGAATCGAGGGGATTACTGGCAATGCGGCTTCGTCATTGCCAAAGGGTCGGTGGATGAGATTCGGGCGCAAGGCCTGCCGCTGTTCCGCGAGAGCGTTGCGAAGCTGGCCCCGTTTGCCGCCGACCGCGTTCACGAACTACAAGACTGGGAACCGATCAAACTATTGACCGTCCAGGTCGATCGGCTGCGTCAATGGTACAAACCGGGACTGCTCTGCATCGGGGACGCGGCCCACGCCATGTCGCCGGTCGGTGGCGTGGGCATCAACTTGGCGATTCAGGACGCGGTGGCAACAGCCAATCTGTTATGGCAACCGCTGCGCGACGAGCGAGTAACTGAAGCGGATCTGGCCAAGGTGCAAGCGCGACGTGTCTGTCCTACTCAAATTACCCAACGAGTCCAGCTGATCATCCAAAACGGAGTGATCAGTCGAGTATTGGGTAGCAAGACTCCCCTGGCACCTCCCTATGCCCTCCGACTGCTGGCCCGATTCCCTTTTCTTCGTCGGATCCCCGCCCGGATGATTGGTCTCGGGGTCCGGCCTGAGCATCCGCGATCACCACTCTGCACGCAGGCATACCTGGGTCCAGAACGCTGA
- a CDS encoding fused putative fused ABC transporter subunit, whose product MATNDKQVIFSLVNVGKVYPPKRQVLREIYLGFYYGAKIGVLGLNGSGKSSLLKIIAGMDPNYTGEITRSKGYSVGLLEQEPQLDPNKTVKEVVEEGKAELVALMHEYEAVSNKIGEVGPDEMEKLLDKQAQLQEKIEAANGWELENQLDLAMDALRCPPADQKVGTLSGGEKRRVALCRLMIQEPDILLLDEPTNHLDAESVQWLEQHLQQYKGTVIAVTHDRYFLDNVAGWILELDRGHGIPFQGNYSSWLEQKKDRLEKEEKAESKRKKTLEHELEWIRMSPKARQSKGKARLNRYEELVNQKQDQVADDLEIYIPPGPRLGDVVIEANGISKAFGDNVLYENVNFSLPKGGIVGVVGPNGAGKTTMFKMIIGKEKPDAGSIKVGETVKLGYVDQDRSLDPTKSVYDVISDGQDTIKLGKAEINARGYCARFNFAGTDQQKKVKDLSGGERNRVHLARMLKEGANLIILDEPTNDLDVNTLRALEEGLENFAGCAVISSHDRWFLDRLATHILAFEGDSKVIWFEGNYSDYEADRKRRLGKDADQPHRIRYRKLTRQ is encoded by the coding sequence ATGGCAACGAACGACAAGCAGGTCATTTTTTCACTCGTCAATGTCGGGAAGGTGTATCCGCCAAAGCGGCAGGTGCTGCGGGAGATCTACCTCGGTTTCTACTATGGCGCGAAGATCGGTGTGTTGGGCCTGAACGGTTCGGGCAAGAGCTCGCTGCTCAAGATTATCGCAGGGATGGATCCGAATTACACGGGCGAGATTACGAGATCCAAAGGCTATAGCGTCGGGCTGCTGGAACAGGAACCGCAGCTTGATCCGAACAAGACAGTGAAAGAAGTCGTGGAAGAGGGCAAGGCCGAACTGGTCGCACTGATGCACGAATATGAGGCCGTCAGCAATAAGATCGGTGAAGTTGGCCCCGATGAGATGGAAAAGCTGCTCGACAAGCAGGCGCAGCTACAAGAGAAGATTGAAGCCGCCAATGGATGGGAACTGGAGAACCAGCTCGATCTTGCCATGGATGCGTTGCGCTGTCCACCCGCAGATCAGAAGGTGGGAACGCTGTCGGGAGGTGAAAAGCGCCGGGTGGCGCTCTGCCGGCTGATGATCCAAGAGCCGGACATTCTCTTACTCGATGAGCCGACGAATCACCTCGATGCCGAATCCGTGCAGTGGCTCGAGCAGCATCTACAACAGTACAAAGGCACCGTCATTGCCGTGACCCATGACCGGTATTTTCTCGACAACGTGGCGGGATGGATTTTGGAACTGGACCGGGGGCACGGAATTCCGTTCCAAGGCAATTACAGCTCCTGGTTGGAGCAAAAGAAGGATCGACTCGAAAAGGAAGAGAAGGCGGAGTCGAAGCGGAAGAAGACACTGGAACATGAGCTGGAATGGATTCGGATGTCGCCGAAGGCTCGGCAATCGAAGGGCAAGGCGAGGTTGAACCGCTATGAGGAACTCGTCAATCAGAAGCAGGACCAGGTGGCAGATGATCTGGAAATCTATATTCCGCCAGGGCCGCGGCTCGGAGATGTCGTGATTGAAGCCAACGGGATCAGCAAAGCCTTCGGCGACAACGTGCTCTACGAGAACGTGAATTTCAGCCTGCCGAAGGGGGGCATCGTCGGCGTGGTCGGGCCGAACGGGGCAGGGAAGACCACCATGTTCAAGATGATCATCGGTAAGGAGAAGCCGGATGCCGGATCGATCAAGGTCGGTGAGACGGTCAAGCTTGGCTATGTCGATCAAGACCGGAGCCTTGATCCCACCAAGTCCGTGTACGACGTGATTTCTGACGGACAGGACACGATTAAGCTGGGGAAGGCGGAAATCAACGCCCGCGGCTACTGCGCCCGATTCAACTTCGCCGGGACGGACCAGCAGAAGAAGGTGAAGGACCTCTCTGGTGGTGAACGGAATCGAGTCCATCTTGCGCGTATGCTGAAAGAGGGTGCGAACCTCATCATTCTCGACGAGCCGACGAACGATCTGGACGTGAATACCCTGCGGGCGCTGGAAGAAGGGTTGGAAAATTTTGCGGGCTGCGCCGTCATCAGCAGCCACGACCGCTGGTTCCTCGATCGGCTTGCCACCCACATCCTCGCCTTTGAAGGCGACAGCAAAGTCATCTGGTTCGAGGGCAACTATAGCGACTATGAAGCGGATCGTAAGCGGCGCTTGGGCAAAGACGCGGATCAGCCGCACCGGATTCGATACCGGAAATTGACACGGCAGTAG